One genomic region from Cyclopterus lumpus isolate fCycLum1 chromosome 20, fCycLum1.pri, whole genome shotgun sequence encodes:
- the shha gene encoding sonic hedgehog protein A encodes MLLWTRIVLVGLVCLSLVASGMGCGPGRGYGRRRHPKKLTPLAYKQFIPNVAEKTLGASGRYEGKITRNSERFKELTPNYNTDIIFKDEENTGADRLMTQRCKDKLNSLAISVMNQWPGVKLRVTEGWDEDGHHFEESLHYEGRAVDITTSDRDKSKYGTLSRLAVEAGFDWVYYESKAHIHCSVKAENSVAAKSGGCFPGSSTVTLQDGTEKAVGLLQTGDRVLAADDEGNPMYTDFIMFIDQDSTTRRLFYVIETDSGHKVTLTAAHLLFVGHNATGGAQQMSAVFASQVRPGQKVFVFESERSRLEPVTVKRIYTEEHEGSFAPVTVQGTVVVDQVLASCYAVIEDHDLAHWALAPVRFAHWVSSLLFPSQKPRVRAQNDGVHWYSKLLYQLGTWLLDSHSIHPLGMSVSSS; translated from the exons atgctgctcTGGACCAGAATCGTATTGGTTGGTCTCGTCTGCTTGTCCTTGGTCGCCTCTGGGATGGGATGCGGACCGGGCAGGGGCTACGGCAGGAGAAGACACCCGAAGAAGCTGACACCTCTTGCGTACAAGCAGTTCATCCCCAACGTGGCGGAGAAGACCCTCGGGGCAAGCGGTAGATACGAAGGCAAGATCACGAGAAACTCCGAGCGATTTAAAGAGCTGACTCCCAATTATAACACAGACATCATATTCAAGGACGAGGAGAACACCGGTGCCGACAGGCTAATGACTCAG AGATGTAAAGACAAGTTGAACTCTCTGGCCATCTCGGTGATGAATCAGTGGCCCGGGGTGAAGCTGCGGGTCACCGAGGGATGGGACGAAGACGGACACCACTTCGAGGAGTCGCTCCACTATGAGGGCCGGGCCGTGGACATCACCACCTCGGACAGAGACAAGAGCAAGTACGGCACTCTGTCCCGGCTGGCGGTGGAAGCCGGATTCGACTGGGTCTACTATGAGTCCAAAGCCCACATCCACTGCTCGGTGAAAGCAG AAAACTCCGTGGCAGCAAAGTCCGGCGGCTGCTTCCCCGGCTCCTCCACCGTCACCCTGCAGGACGGCACCGAGAAGGCGGTCGGACTCCTCCAAACCGGAGACCGGGTCCTGGCTGCAGACGACGAGGGGAACCCAATGTACACCGACTTCATCATGTTCATTGACCAAGACTCCACGACCAGGAGGCTCTTCTACGTGATCGAAACCGACTCGGGCCACAAAGTCACCCTCACCGCGGCGCACCTCCTCTTCGTGGGCCACAACGCCACGGGAGGGGCGCAGCAGATGTCGGCGGTCTTCGCCAGCCAAGTCCGACCCGGACAAAAGGTGTTCGTGTTCGAGTCCGAGCGAAGTCGACTCGAGCCCGTGACCGTAAAACGGATTTACACGGAAGAGCACGAGGGCTCCTTTGCGCCGGTGACCGTGCAGGGGACCGTCGTGGTGGACCAGGTCCTCGCGTCCTGTTACGCAGTGATCGAAGACCACGACCTGGCGCACTGGGCCCTGGCACCCGTCAGGTTCGCCCACTGGGTGTCCTCGTTGCTTTTCCCTTCCCAGAAGCCTCGAGTCCGCGCACAGAACGACGGGGTGCACTGGTACTCCAAGCTCCTTTATCAATTAGGAACATGGCTCCTGGACAGCCACTCGATCCATCCACTTGGGATGTCCGTGTCCTCAAGCTGA